The following proteins come from a genomic window of Chloracidobacterium sp.:
- a CDS encoding VCBS repeat-containing protein: MINTRIFASFTAIISLVAFWTNTSFAQNASDGFKGDVNGVVGRVAIDTSGSVYIAGQLFTSVNGVSKSHLARLNRDGTLDTTYNPNPNSTLQGIAVSGSKLVVVGGFSSIGGGASGGIARLNYDGTNDGAFTASISGAGALAVDTSARVVVGGHFTTVGGLPRNRLVRFNANGSVDPTFAPDVDSAVFGIAIQPDGKVLIAGQFNNVNGQPRWRFARLNVDGSLDNTFNVNAAYPGSNGTTYSIHVQADGKIIVCGGFSRFGDPNITRSNIVRLNPNGTVDNSFSPNFGSATYDARIQPDGKILVVGLFTTVNGANAQRIVRLNMNGTVDTGFVGSAGDTILDVDLQPDGKMVIVGSFTSVNGFPSINRIANLYPDGRLNTDTNTTVLGSPPATMLSLGNGMTLLGGGFTSVGGAARQGMARVGWTGANDSAFANPQLTGWVYSLAVQQDGNYLAGGDFTSAGGTPQAKLARITPSGSIDGSFAPTFDTSGWVNAIAVQGDGKIVIGGGFTTVNGVSKGRIARLNATGSLDSSFTATADFYVDVIAIQSDGKIVIGGAFENVNGSPRAGIARLNANGTLDTSFNPVLNGIVRELLDIKIDKNGKILIAGAFTGVNGNARTNIARLNADGSFDASFINPNLDGAVHNIAETVLGTIYISGNFENVGGAPHAKIALLNTDGSVNPQFANTTANDKILAMTLRRDGKIMVGGYFTAINGQGRGQFAAISYPQPVIYDLQVTNDRIRWYRWWYAPEVTRVVFERSTDGVNYVPLGSGSRTAGNWDLNIPNANATGFIRARGYHGDHSDRGSFTEQVQYVAKASPKAVPFDFDGDGKTDVGIFRPGPAEWWYRRSSDGQVPALQFGTSTDAIAPVDYTGDGKSDVAFFRPTTGEWFILRSEDGSFYSFPFGGAGDTPVPADYDGDGKGDVAVFRSTNNTWYIQRSSDLGVSIITFGASGDLPVTADYDGDGKSDIGIFRPGPGEWWYLRSSDGGNRAFQFGTSTDRTVVGDYTGDGKADAAFFRPTTGEWFILRSEDGSFYSFPFGGAGDTPVPGDYDGDGKTDAAVFRPSSATWFMLGSTSGTQIIPFGAATDRPIPNAFVR, from the coding sequence ATGATCAATACGAGAATTTTCGCATCCTTTACGGCCATCATTTCGCTCGTTGCTTTTTGGACGAATACGTCGTTCGCCCAGAACGCATCAGACGGTTTCAAAGGCGATGTAAATGGCGTCGTGGGCCGTGTTGCCATCGACACATCCGGCTCAGTATACATTGCCGGCCAGCTATTTACGTCAGTTAACGGAGTTTCAAAGAGTCATCTTGCACGCCTCAATCGCGACGGCACCCTTGATACGACGTATAACCCAAACCCCAACAGCACACTTCAGGGAATAGCGGTCAGCGGTTCTAAGCTGGTGGTCGTTGGCGGTTTCTCATCGATCGGCGGTGGAGCATCGGGCGGTATTGCGCGTTTGAATTACGACGGAACGAACGACGGAGCATTTACCGCGTCGATCAGCGGTGCAGGAGCACTTGCTGTCGATACAAGTGCCCGCGTGGTCGTCGGCGGGCATTTCACGACCGTAGGCGGGTTGCCGCGAAACAGGCTCGTTCGATTCAACGCTAACGGATCGGTCGATCCGACATTTGCGCCGGACGTCGACAGCGCTGTGTTCGGCATCGCGATCCAACCGGACGGCAAGGTGCTGATCGCCGGTCAATTCAACAACGTCAACGGCCAGCCGCGTTGGCGTTTCGCCCGGCTCAACGTCGATGGCAGCCTCGATAACACGTTCAATGTTAACGCTGCCTATCCCGGTTCGAACGGTACGACGTATTCGATACATGTTCAGGCCGACGGCAAAATAATCGTATGCGGAGGTTTCAGTAGGTTTGGCGATCCGAACATAACGCGCAGCAATATCGTCCGCTTGAATCCGAACGGAACCGTCGACAACTCATTTTCACCGAATTTCGGTTCAGCGACCTACGACGCTCGAATACAGCCTGATGGCAAGATCCTGGTCGTTGGTCTCTTCACCACTGTTAATGGTGCGAATGCTCAGCGGATCGTAAGGTTGAATATGAACGGGACGGTCGACACCGGTTTTGTCGGGTCGGCCGGCGATACGATCCTTGACGTTGATCTTCAGCCGGATGGCAAAATGGTCATTGTCGGGAGTTTCACATCGGTCAATGGCTTTCCTTCGATCAACCGCATCGCAAACCTCTATCCGGACGGACGGTTGAATACAGACACGAACACGACGGTTCTTGGTTCGCCGCCGGCGACAATGTTGTCGCTCGGCAACGGAATGACACTGCTCGGCGGCGGCTTCACAAGCGTTGGCGGAGCCGCCCGACAAGGAATGGCGCGGGTCGGCTGGACCGGAGCCAACGACTCGGCTTTTGCAAACCCGCAGTTGACCGGATGGGTTTATTCGCTCGCCGTTCAGCAGGATGGAAACTATCTCGCGGGCGGCGATTTCACGTCGGCCGGCGGAACACCTCAGGCAAAGCTCGCACGCATAACACCTTCGGGCTCTATCGACGGTTCATTTGCCCCGACATTCGACACCAGCGGCTGGGTCAACGCGATCGCAGTTCAGGGTGACGGCAAGATCGTGATCGGCGGTGGTTTCACGACGGTCAATGGTGTCAGCAAAGGTCGTATTGCCCGCTTGAATGCAACCGGAAGCCTCGATTCGTCGTTCACCGCCACCGCTGACTTCTATGTCGATGTCATCGCGATACAAAGCGACGGCAAGATAGTCATCGGCGGTGCGTTTGAGAACGTGAACGGATCGCCTCGGGCCGGCATTGCCCGCTTGAATGCGAACGGCACGCTGGATACATCATTCAATCCGGTTCTTAACGGCATCGTCCGCGAACTCCTCGATATCAAGATCGACAAGAACGGTAAGATCCTGATAGCCGGAGCTTTCACCGGGGTCAACGGAAATGCGCGGACGAACATTGCCCGGCTGAACGCCGACGGATCGTTTGATGCTTCGTTCATCAATCCGAACCTCGACGGCGCGGTCCACAATATCGCGGAAACGGTCCTGGGGACGATCTATATCTCGGGAAACTTTGAAAATGTGGGTGGTGCCCCTCATGCAAAGATCGCTTTATTAAATACGGACGGGAGTGTAAATCCGCAGTTCGCGAATACGACAGCCAACGATAAGATCCTTGCAATGACCCTTCGCCGAGACGGCAAGATCATGGTCGGTGGTTATTTTACGGCCATCAATGGGCAGGGCCGCGGTCAATTCGCAGCTATAAGTTATCCGCAGCCTGTTATTTACGATCTTCAGGTGACGAACGATCGCATCCGTTGGTATCGATGGTGGTACGCACCCGAAGTCACACGAGTCGTTTTTGAACGCTCGACCGATGGAGTAAACTACGTTCCGCTGGGCAGCGGGTCAAGAACGGCAGGCAACTGGGATCTGAACATCCCGAACGCCAATGCCACAGGATTTATCAGAGCTCGCGGTTACCATGGCGATCATTCTGACCGTGGTTCGTTCACGGAACAAGTTCAGTATGTGGCTAAGGCTTCTCCGAAAGCGGTTCCCTTCGACTTTGACGGAGACGGGAAGACGGATGTCGGGATCTTTCGTCCGGGGCCGGCAGAGTGGTGGTATCGGAGAAGCTCTGACGGACAGGTCCCGGCACTTCAGTTCGGCACGTCGACGGATGCGATCGCACCGGTCGATTACACCGGCGACGGAAAGTCGGATGTGGCGTTCTTCCGGCCGACCACGGGTGAGTGGTTCATTCTGAGATCTGAGGACGGCTCGTTCTATTCGTTCCCGTTCGGCGGAGCGGGCGACACACCCGTCCCGGCCGACTACGACGGCGACGGCAAGGGCGATGTGGCGGTCTTCCGTTCGACCAACAACACATGGTACATCCAGCGTTCGTCCGACCTCGGGGTCTCGATCATCACCTTCGGAGCCTCGGGCGACCTGCCGGTGACGGCCGACTACGACGGCGACGGCAAATCGGACATCGGCATCTTTCGTCCGGGCCCGGGCGAATGGTGGTACCTGCGGTCGTCTGACGGCGGCAACCGTGCTTTCCAGTTCGGGACATCGACCGACAGGACGGTGGTCGGCGACTACACCGGCGACGGCAAGGCAGACGCCGCGTTCTTCAGGCCGACGACCGGTGAATGGTTCATCCTGAGATCGGAGGACGGCTCGTTCTACTCGTTCCCGTTCGGCGGGGCGGGCGACACACCGGTTCCCGGCGACTACGACGGCGACGGCAAGACGGACGCCGCGGTCTTCCGCCCGTCATCGGCGACATGGTTCATGCTCGGCTCGACCTCGGGCACGCAGATCATCCCGTTCGGTGCCGCCACTGACCGCCCGATCCCGAATGCGTTCGTGAGGTAA
- a CDS encoding PD40 domain-containing protein, whose translation MHDAASMSDGLRFDGYVFNASRRSLMKNGVRIELTPRVFDLLAKLIENAGEVVTKDELLATVWSDAVVEEGNVNRTVSTLRRKLGRQSDGSDFIETVPKQGYRFIARIEAAAVSVEPDRPERGSSPGSQPWQKSRYIYLGLGLALFASLLAAAFVYRPQTPGKKAGVPKNTLIRLTNDPTTDMVPTFASDGRIRFVRLEGKISYSYVMNADGSDVRREAAIPGLARGLWSPDGTKVFYQREGGGSTVFIANADGSDEKQLTFNAGNTSWSPDSKKLVLQVWSETPDGKKNSDIFIYTLASGELQPVVSHPAFDGDPSFAPDARSILFVSDRDGNIEIYRQDLETGNVMRLTDNPGHDSYPSFSPDGTQIVFNSDREGENTDVYLMDSDGGGLKKLTNLASTEYAASNPWSADGTQLLVISDKDGAENIYLMNVEPFDARDFGITQLPATQPDYLGNNSSLVYFRPIGDEGGEIRSFDQVSKQDQVLAVVERLNGQPAVSPDFKRILFTDFVDDNTEIISISVDGKDRVNLTRNASKDLMPSWSPDGRKIAFSTNRGGDLQRYDIWTMNPDGSDQQLAYRDEGSSVNPIWTPDGDLLFANDRIGGRVGNFELFRLMSAQTTPVRLTDRIRYDVAPSVSSDGKRVVFSSNADGNFEIYMMNTDGSKLLRLTRDAAEDVEPKFSPDGSKIVFASNRSGEFTIYEITL comes from the coding sequence ATGCACGATGCAGCGAGCATGTCTGACGGTCTTCGTTTCGATGGCTATGTATTTAACGCCTCACGGCGGAGCCTGATGAAAAATGGGGTTCGGATCGAACTGACGCCGAGGGTCTTTGATCTTCTTGCGAAGCTGATCGAGAACGCCGGCGAGGTCGTAACGAAGGACGAACTGCTTGCAACCGTGTGGTCAGATGCCGTCGTCGAAGAAGGAAACGTCAACCGAACCGTTTCAACGCTTCGCAGAAAACTCGGGCGTCAGTCAGACGGGAGCGATTTTATCGAGACCGTTCCGAAGCAGGGTTATCGGTTCATTGCTCGGATAGAGGCCGCAGCTGTCAGTGTTGAACCCGATCGCCCGGAACGGGGTTCATCACCGGGATCACAACCGTGGCAGAAAAGCAGATATATTTATCTCGGCTTGGGGCTCGCGCTTTTCGCATCGCTTCTCGCGGCCGCGTTTGTCTACAGGCCCCAGACGCCGGGAAAAAAAGCAGGTGTCCCCAAGAACACCTTGATCAGGCTGACAAATGACCCAACGACGGACATGGTCCCAACATTCGCGTCTGACGGCAGGATCAGGTTTGTACGGCTGGAGGGAAAGATATCTTATAGCTACGTAATGAATGCGGATGGGAGCGATGTCCGACGCGAAGCAGCTATTCCCGGGCTCGCCCGAGGACTTTGGTCGCCGGACGGCACAAAGGTCTTCTATCAGCGGGAGGGAGGCGGATCAACCGTTTTTATCGCCAATGCGGACGGGAGCGATGAAAAGCAGCTCACATTCAACGCCGGCAATACCTCGTGGTCGCCTGACAGCAAAAAGCTCGTTCTTCAAGTTTGGTCCGAAACGCCGGACGGAAAAAAGAACTCGGACATATTTATTTATACGCTTGCTTCGGGCGAACTCCAGCCGGTTGTCAGTCATCCGGCATTCGATGGTGACCCGTCGTTCGCTCCGGATGCACGTTCGATCCTTTTTGTCAGCGACCGCGACGGAAACATCGAGATCTATCGGCAAGATCTCGAGACGGGAAATGTAATGCGGCTGACCGATAATCCAGGCCACGATTCGTATCCAAGCTTTTCGCCCGACGGAACCCAGATCGTTTTCAATTCTGACCGCGAAGGCGAAAACACCGACGTCTATCTGATGGACTCTGACGGCGGCGGCTTAAAAAAACTTACGAACCTGGCGAGTACAGAATACGCCGCGTCCAATCCGTGGTCGGCCGACGGTACCCAATTACTTGTGATCTCGGACAAAGATGGTGCTGAGAACATCTATCTTATGAATGTTGAACCATTCGACGCGCGCGATTTCGGCATCACCCAACTTCCGGCAACCCAGCCGGACTACCTGGGAAATAACAGTTCTTTGGTATATTTCAGGCCGATCGGAGACGAGGGCGGCGAGATTAGGTCGTTCGATCAGGTTTCAAAGCAGGATCAGGTTTTGGCGGTCGTCGAGAGGCTCAACGGCCAGCCGGCGGTATCGCCTGACTTCAAAAGGATACTCTTCACGGATTTTGTAGACGACAACACAGAGATAATTTCGATTTCCGTCGACGGGAAGGATCGGGTGAATCTGACGCGGAATGCGTCAAAAGACCTGATGCCTTCGTGGTCGCCCGACGGTCGAAAGATCGCTTTTTCGACCAATCGCGGGGGTGATCTTCAACGATACGACATTTGGACAATGAACCCGGACGGCAGCGATCAGCAACTGGCTTACCGCGACGAGGGATCTTCTGTCAATCCGATATGGACACCTGACGGCGATCTGCTATTTGCCAACGACAGGATCGGGGGACGTGTAGGAAATTTTGAGTTGTTTCGTCTGATGTCGGCCCAGACCACACCGGTACGCCTTACCGATAGAATACGCTACGACGTTGCTCCATCGGTCTCGTCAGACGGAAAAAGGGTCGTGTTTTCAAGCAATGCCGATGGAAACTTTGAGATCTACATGATGAATACTGACGGCAGCAAGCTGTTGCGTCTGACACGTGACGCCGCCGAAGATGTAGAACCAAAATTTTCACCCGATGGTTCGAAGATAGTCTTCGCCAGCAACCGCAGCGGGGAATTTACGATCTACGAGATCACCCTTTGA
- a CDS encoding YncE family protein has protein sequence MGDQNQMQRARAILVGTFVLLVSMTAMAQSYIFTYQGKLNDGGAPANGVYDIRITQLEAIDQPAGTDTIFDNVQVTNGIFTVDIPTGALILIENRLRFLEIAVRPGNSEGAFSVLSPRQAVNMVPYAGRSASAVEANYAVNATNVSGGTVSGNGAGITNLNGSNIALGTVGPEQLAPNLIDAPKRNASLLASKRWDVLRRWRTFPVGTSPHGITFDGKHVWTANSGSNNVTKLDPTDGSIVGTYPVGLNPRGIVYDGSNIWVANFGSSNVSRIRASDGTNLGTYSVGNNPIAIAFDGTDVWVTNSASNSVTRLSTSDGSVVETIDVGVGPVAIVFDGYYLWTANTGNSVTRIRVTGGNSFGTFPLGALGNGTGIEFDGTHIYALTQLGNVVKIKPSDGSIISSFLSNSLGFLARSILFDGTSLWVSHGNGQIHKLRISDGALLAEHTALTDSRGLVFDGINVWATGAQNVAVRLPPAFPEP, from the coding sequence ATGGGAGATCAAAACCAAATGCAGCGAGCTCGTGCAATTCTCGTAGGAACCTTTGTACTTCTTGTCAGCATGACCGCAATGGCCCAGAGCTACATATTCACCTATCAGGGCAAGCTGAATGACGGCGGTGCTCCTGCAAATGGCGTTTACGATATCCGTATCACACAGCTCGAGGCCATAGATCAGCCGGCAGGTACCGATACCATATTCGATAACGTACAGGTAACGAACGGCATATTCACCGTCGATATTCCGACAGGTGCACTAATACTTATCGAAAACAGACTTCGCTTCCTTGAGATCGCCGTCAGGCCAGGCAATAGCGAAGGTGCGTTTTCGGTACTCTCACCGCGCCAGGCGGTGAATATGGTTCCTTACGCCGGCCGGTCAGCCTCAGCCGTCGAGGCGAACTATGCTGTAAACGCAACAAACGTAAGCGGCGGAACAGTGTCGGGTAATGGGGCCGGCATCACGAATCTAAATGGTTCTAATATCGCACTCGGCACCGTCGGCCCCGAACAACTGGCACCGAATCTGATCGACGCTCCAAAAAGAAATGCATCACTTCTCGCATCAAAACGATGGGACGTTCTGAGAAGATGGAGAACTTTTCCGGTCGGAACCTCGCCACACGGAATTACCTTTGACGGCAAGCATGTCTGGACAGCAAATTCCGGTTCAAACAACGTTACAAAACTGGACCCGACCGATGGCTCGATAGTAGGCACCTATCCCGTAGGATTGAATCCCAGGGGAATTGTTTACGACGGTTCAAATATTTGGGTGGCAAACTTCGGTAGCAGCAACGTTTCGAGGATCCGTGCAAGCGACGGCACTAACTTAGGTACCTATTCAGTAGGAAACAACCCCATCGCTATTGCTTTCGACGGTACTGATGTTTGGGTAACCAACTCTGCATCAAATAGTGTGACGAGGTTGAGTACAAGCGACGGTTCAGTTGTAGAAACCATCGATGTAGGCGTTGGGCCCGTGGCGATTGTATTTGATGGATACTATCTTTGGACGGCGAACACGGGAAATAGCGTAACTAGAATTCGAGTTACGGGTGGCAACTCATTTGGAACATTCCCCCTTGGAGCTCTGGGGAATGGAACAGGGATTGAGTTTGATGGAACACACATCTATGCCCTGACCCAACTCGGTAATGTCGTTAAGATCAAGCCAAGCGATGGCTCCATAATTTCATCGTTTTTATCAAATTCCTTGGGATTTCTTGCACGCAGCATCCTCTTTGACGGAACAAGCCTGTGGGTTTCGCATGGCAATGGACAGATTCACAAGCTTCGAATAAGCGACGGAGCCCTACTTGCAGAACATACTGCATTAACTGATAGTCGCGGCCTTGTTTTCGACGGGATCAACGTGTGGGCGACTGGTGCTCAAAACGTCGCGGTTAGACTTCCACCGGCATTTCCAGAACCTTGA
- a CDS encoding tail fiber domain-containing protein gives MRLKVPTVILFATIVFVGTLAAQPPTSTTFTYQGTLSGTNVNPNTIYEFQFLLFDEETGGGQLGPTITRGILLRNGVFIARLDFGNQFSGEPRYLEIRVKGPGEQIFTVLSPRQSVDWVPYSVRSSTSDNSGTVGGVPLSGLVQTNDPRLTDARQPLPGSVSYIQNDTNPQAANFNITGDGTAANLDVTSEYRMNGQRFLKASGTGISLGFDTLLPSEGSTSVGFGAGGGLPPGVVPAASTAATSVGYGAGGGNNGSFFGRLAGRRNTGAGNSFFGTETGLNNTGGQLNSFFGYRAGRATTNSNRNVFFGANAGQASTDGELNTLVGTDAGTSLVSGSQNTFLGAAAGNEIVTGDFNTFIGTAAGSPNGFENTMLGANAQCAPGAIGCNGVTLIGSLSRATNVNWNATAIGHRAQVQQDNSIVLGSINGINSATSDTNVGIGTTAPTQRLHVVGNSVLTGNLGVGTTSPTSKLHVIGNGLITGNLTVSGTITGAINLTPGSPNYIQNTTTQQATSNFNISGSGTASIFNAGSQFQIGGNRVLSIAGTENVFVARNAGQANTTGIWNTFIGFDSGLSNLGGSNNVFLGHSSGRSNVSGTGNTFLGVGAGSGNTTVGGLTFIGENAGASNTTGGGNVFVGAASGFANESGFDNTFLGVNSGANNVGGSSNTFVGMGSGAPNSSGSQNTFVGVTSGARNTTGNNNSFFGFQAGFSTVSTGGNSYFGHNAGMASTGGQNSFFGASSGLANTTGSGNSFFGYQSGNATTTGGGNAFFGVLSGFANSIGESNTFVGASAAARNTSGSDNSFIGASAGFFNTTGTKNIFIGKDSGRDNTTGSQNTIIGWNATVATANMQNATAIGADSRSYASNQVQLGRGGLDTVSIGLLGTGGTAQVCLNSSLINGNVLAACSSSMRYKNNVSGFTAGLDLIRNLRPVAFTWKDGGKADLGLVAEEVAAVEPLLTTTNDKGEVEGVKYDRIGVVAVNAVIEQQAQIENQSREISKQRDEIEQLKTENDALRMTLTELRNAFCATNNAAAICKVKAPKPR, from the coding sequence ATGCGACTTAAAGTACCAACTGTGATCTTGTTTGCAACCATTGTTTTTGTTGGAACCTTGGCAGCACAGCCCCCCACCTCTACGACCTTTACATATCAAGGAACGCTAAGTGGGACGAATGTTAATCCAAATACCATCTATGAGTTTCAGTTCTTGCTTTTTGATGAGGAGACTGGCGGCGGCCAACTTGGTCCAACTATAACCAGGGGAATATTACTGCGAAACGGCGTGTTCATCGCCCGGTTAGATTTTGGAAATCAGTTCTCAGGAGAACCTCGATATCTTGAGATTCGGGTCAAAGGGCCCGGCGAGCAGATTTTCACGGTTCTCTCTCCTCGCCAATCGGTCGATTGGGTTCCATATTCCGTGCGAAGTAGTACCTCCGACAATTCCGGAACCGTAGGCGGCGTGCCTCTTTCAGGCTTGGTTCAAACGAACGACCCGCGATTGACCGATGCTCGGCAGCCGCTGCCCGGAAGCGTGAGCTACATTCAAAACGATACGAATCCCCAAGCGGCTAACTTCAATATCACGGGTGACGGAACTGCCGCCAATCTCGATGTTACCAGCGAGTACCGGATGAACGGCCAAAGGTTCTTAAAAGCTTCAGGAACTGGTATATCGCTTGGGTTTGACACACTATTGCCTAGCGAGGGCAGCACTTCCGTTGGATTCGGAGCGGGTGGGGGCCTGCCACCAGGCGTTGTACCTGCCGCGAGCACAGCGGCGACCTCTGTCGGGTATGGTGCCGGTGGTGGAAACAACGGGTCGTTCTTCGGGAGACTGGCGGGACGGAGGAACACTGGTGCCGGAAACTCGTTCTTTGGTACGGAAACGGGGCTCAACAATACGGGAGGACAACTCAACTCGTTCTTTGGATATCGGGCAGGCAGGGCAACCACGAATTCGAATCGAAATGTATTTTTCGGAGCCAATGCCGGGCAGGCTAGCACTGACGGGGAATTAAATACCTTAGTTGGCACGGATGCCGGCACCTCACTTGTGAGTGGGAGTCAGAATACGTTTCTCGGCGCGGCGGCGGGCAACGAGATTGTGACTGGAGACTTTAATACATTTATCGGTACCGCTGCAGGAAGCCCAAATGGTTTTGAGAATACGATGCTGGGCGCGAATGCACAGTGCGCACCAGGTGCAATCGGGTGCAACGGCGTAACGCTGATCGGCTCCTTGAGTCGCGCCACCAACGTTAACTGGAATGCGACTGCGATTGGCCACCGGGCGCAAGTTCAACAGGATAACTCGATCGTCCTGGGTTCGATCAACGGAATCAACAGCGCCACCTCAGATACGAATGTCGGCATCGGTACGACTGCTCCGACGCAGCGACTGCATGTGGTCGGGAATTCGGTTCTGACTGGCAATCTGGGCGTTGGGACCACGAGTCCAACAAGCAAACTCCACGTTATAGGCAACGGATTGATCACTGGAAATCTGACCGTCTCGGGAACCATCACAGGCGCGATCAACCTTACTCCAGGCAGTCCGAACTACATTCAAAATACGACAACCCAGCAAGCAACTTCGAACTTCAACATCAGTGGTTCCGGCACGGCCAGTATTTTCAATGCCGGGTCGCAGTTTCAGATCGGCGGCAATCGTGTGCTGTCCATCGCAGGCACAGAGAACGTTTTTGTTGCCAGAAACGCGGGACAGGCAAACACCACCGGGATTTGGAACACGTTTATCGGTTTTGATTCGGGCCTCTCGAATCTTGGTGGCAGCAATAACGTGTTTCTTGGCCACAGTTCTGGCCGATCGAATGTATCGGGCACCGGCAATACCTTTCTTGGAGTCGGAGCCGGGTCCGGCAATACCACCGTTGGCGGCCTGACCTTTATTGGCGAGAATGCCGGTGCGTCAAATACGACCGGAGGCGGAAATGTCTTTGTCGGTGCAGCATCAGGATTTGCGAACGAAAGCGGGTTCGACAACACATTCCTTGGGGTCAATAGCGGCGCAAACAATGTCGGCGGCAGCTCAAACACCTTCGTCGGTATGGGAAGCGGGGCCCCAAATAGCTCAGGTTCGCAGAACACCTTTGTCGGAGTGACGTCTGGAGCTCGCAACACTACCGGTAACAATAACTCTTTCTTCGGTTTTCAGGCAGGATTTTCGACAGTTAGTACCGGCGGAAATTCGTACTTTGGGCACAATGCGGGGATGGCGAGTACCGGAGGTCAGAACTCGTTTTTTGGCGCAAGTTCCGGGCTCGCAAATACCACCGGTTCGGGCAATTCCTTCTTTGGTTACCAGAGCGGAAATGCGACAACCACCGGTGGCGGAAACGCTTTCTTCGGCGTGTTGTCTGGCTTTGCCAATTCGATCGGCGAATCAAACACCTTTGTCGGTGCGAGCGCAGCCGCGAGGAACACGTCCGGCTCTGACAATTCATTTATCGGAGCAAGCGCCGGATTCTTTAACACGACCGGGACCAAGAACATCTTCATAGGCAAAGATTCGGGTCGGGACAATACGACCGGCTCGCAGAACACGATCATCGGCTGGAATGCGACCGTGGCGACCGCGAACATGCAAAATGCCACCGCGATCGGTGCAGATTCGAGATCCTATGCCAGTAACCAGGTTCAACTTGGACGCGGCGGGCTTGATACGGTCTCGATCGGATTACTGGGAACAGGCGGAACTGCACAGGTCTGTCTCAATTCATCGTTGATAAACGGAAACGTTCTAGCCGCCTGCTCGTCCAGCATGCGTTACAAGAATAACGTTTCCGGATTTACGGCGGGCCTCGATCTTATCCGTAACCTCCGGCCCGTAGCGTTCACTTGGAAAGACGGCGGCAAAGCCGACCTTGGTTTGGTCGCAGAAGAGGTAGCTGCGGTCGAACCGCTGCTGACTACAACGAACGACAAAGGCGAGGTCGAAGGCGTGAAATACGATCGCATCGGCGTCGTCGCTGTCAACGCCGTCATTGAACAACAGGCGCAGATCGAGAACCAGAGCCGCGAGATCTCGAAACAGCGGGACGAGATCGAACAGTTGAAAACCGAAAACGATGCGCTCCGCATGACACTTACAGAATTGCGGAACGCATTTTGTGCGACAAATAACGCCGCGGCCATATGCAAGGTAAAAGCTCCGAAGCCCCGATAA
- a CDS encoding carboxypeptidase regulatory-like domain-containing protein produces MRFNFGILVVALVALSGSSSPSFGQYEVTRFVISTGGGTSSNAQYEVTGTSGQPVLGPLAYGAPYFLQSGFWNFDLGPTSAMAAIEGRVVTSDGRPLVRTSVIIIDESGAIRSALTNPFGRFRFDGLEAGRTYVIEFSAKGFVSTPHVIFLAEDIAGLELTAFPQ; encoded by the coding sequence ATGAGATTTAACTTTGGAATTTTGGTTGTCGCACTTGTCGCTCTCAGTGGGTCAAGTTCACCCTCGTTCGGTCAATACGAGGTCACGCGGTTTGTCATCTCTACCGGCGGCGGAACGTCGAGCAATGCCCAGTACGAAGTAACAGGCACGTCGGGTCAGCCCGTCTTGGGCCCGCTTGCGTACGGAGCTCCCTATTTTTTACAGAGTGGCTTTTGGAACTTCGATCTCGGACCGACCTCCGCGATGGCAGCCATCGAAGGACGCGTCGTCACGTCTGACGGCCGCCCGCTGGTCAGAACAAGCGTCATCATTATCGATGAGTCGGGCGCCATCAGATCGGCTCTGACCAACCCATTTGGCAGATTTCGTTTCGACGGGCTCGAGGCGGGCCGCACATACGTGATCGAGTTTTCGGCAAAAGGCTTTGTTTCAACGCCGCACGTCATTTTCCTTGCCGAAGACATCGCCGGACTCGAGCTGACGGCATTCCCTCAATGA
- a CDS encoding iron-sulfur cluster assembly accessory protein has protein sequence MSAVAAPNVELNVTEAAAVEIKKFLAGEDDLPETAGLRVRVVPGGCSGFQYSLNIEEESRQGDFILDKFGIKLFVDMFSAQYLNGVQIDYTSNMMGSGFTFENPNATGGCGCGTSFSA, from the coding sequence ATGTCAGCAGTAGCAGCACCAAACGTCGAATTGAATGTGACCGAAGCGGCCGCCGTCGAGATCAAAAAGTTTCTCGCTGGCGAAGATGACCTGCCCGAAACCGCCGGCCTTCGCGTCCGCGTGGTTCCCGGCGGATGTTCGGGCTTTCAGTACAGCCTGAACATCGAAGAAGAGTCGCGACAGGGCGATTTCATCCTCGACAAGTTTGGTATCAAGCTTTTCGTCGATATGTTCTCGGCACAGTATCTGAACGGCGTACAGATCGATTACACGTCGAACATGATGGGGTCAGGCTTTACGTTCGAGAATCCGAATGCTACCGGCGGATGCGGTTGCGGAACCTCTTTCTCGGCGTAG